One region of Lebetimonas natsushimae genomic DNA includes:
- a CDS encoding MgtC/SapB family protein — translation MIPLDLLYFLIVLVFSFLTGLELKTYRISKGIQKPHFGSTRTSTFIGILGFVFYKININLYILGFFSITLLYAIHYYFKNQNLRTSILSFLIISLVYSYSGILFKTNNIWIVAIIFVSIVFILNYKSHAKNIFSQINQTEIETFGKFILLSAVILPVLPKTPIKFLEISPFKIWLIVVIISSISYFSYIAQKFLFKNKSFLITGIFGGLYSSTATTVVLAKKAFSINANENILNIINSSIILATSMMYIRILVIAFIFNQTVFYNLFVPFLIFSLIGIIISLLLYKSESTIQAPIDDRNPLELGTAFVFALLFILMILITKFVTLNYGNIGLKILSFTVGFTDIDPFILSLLTGKFSVTINEIASAIIIAAGSNNILKAIYSYIFSKKITLKASLFLIFLGFINIIYGLII, via the coding sequence ATGATCCCACTTGATTTGTTATATTTTCTAATAGTTCTGGTTTTTTCCTTTTTAACCGGACTAGAACTTAAAACATACAGAATTTCAAAGGGAATCCAAAAGCCTCATTTCGGTTCCACCCGAACTTCAACATTTATAGGAATTTTGGGATTTGTGTTTTATAAAATTAATATAAATCTCTATATTTTAGGTTTTTTTTCCATAACATTGCTTTACGCAATCCATTATTATTTTAAAAATCAAAATTTAAGAACTTCAATTCTTTCTTTTTTAATAATTTCCCTTGTTTATTCATATTCTGGTATTTTATTTAAAACAAATAATATATGGATTGTTGCAATTATTTTTGTATCAATTGTGTTTATTTTAAATTATAAATCACATGCAAAAAATATTTTTTCTCAAATTAATCAAACAGAAATAGAAACCTTTGGAAAATTTATTCTTTTAAGTGCAGTAATTTTACCTGTTTTACCTAAAACCCCAATTAAATTCTTGGAGATATCCCCTTTTAAAATCTGGCTAATAGTTGTAATTATTTCATCTATATCTTATTTTAGTTACATTGCCCAGAAATTTCTTTTTAAAAATAAATCATTCTTAATTACAGGAATTTTCGGAGGGCTTTATTCATCTACCGCCACAACCGTTGTTTTGGCAAAAAAAGCTTTCAGCATTAATGCAAACGAAAATATTTTGAATATTATAAATTCATCTATTATTCTTGCAACCTCAATGATGTATATAAGAATTTTGGTAATTGCGTTTATATTTAATCAAACTGTTTTTTATAACTTATTTGTTCCTTTTTTAATATTTTCATTGATTGGTATAATAATTTCACTTTTACTGTATAAATCCGAATCCACAATACAGGCCCCAATTGATGACAGAAACCCTCTTGAACTTGGCACAGCTTTTGTTTTTGCACTTCTTTTTATTTTAATGATTTTAATTACCAAATTTGTAACATTGAATTATGGAAACATCGGACTTAAAATTCTTTCATTTACAGTTGGATTTACGGATATAGACCCGTTTATTTTATCACTTCTTACAGGAAAATTTTCAGTTACAATAAACGAAATCGCAAGTGCAATCATAATTGCTGCAGGAAGTAACAATATTTTAAAAGCTATTTATTCTTATATTTTCAGTAAAAAAATTACTTTAAAAGCCAGTTTATTTTTAATTTTTTTAGGATTTATCAATATAATTTATGGATTAATAATATAG
- a CDS encoding plasma-membrane proton-efflux P-type ATPase, which produces MAIPVDEVKNLSIEETLKKFETDLQKGLNSEEAKKRLQKYGLNEIPEYKEPLWHRIFRRFWGPIPWMIEIAAILSALVHKWEDFTIIMIMLFVNAGLDFYQEHKALNAIEVLKKKLARKALVLRDGKWQEILAKELVPGDIIKIKIGDIIPADVKLAGGGDYISVDQSALTGESLPVNKKPGDAAYSNSIVKQGEMIAIVVGTGLNTYFGKTVKLVAKAQEKQRSHFQQMVIKVGNFLIIITVFLVAIIIFAGIKRGDPIFDLLEFSLVLTVAAIPVALPTVLTVVMAVGALNLAKKQAIVSRLAAIEEMAGMDVLCSDKTGTLTQNKMTVGDIYAEDGKKQEEVILYAVLASKKENNDPIEKPIFEWAEKHNLQIPKFELIKFIPFDPVRKRTEAYIKIENKEMIVTKGAPQVIIEMCNLTNSEKQKAYNKVEEFAQDGFRTLGVAYKLKEENAFNFIGLIPLFDPPRVDSKEAIEEAKSKGVEVKMVTGDNVAVAKYIAKILGIGENIYSIRELKNEKNDEYVILAEVISKALLKTLNLSEEEINQKVKEVVKLVKEEIEKSKKLVKGSVKRHESEIIKIIEEANGFAEVFPEDKYFIVDELQKADHIVGMTGDGVNDAPALRKADTGIAVSGATDAARAAADIILMAPGLKVIVDAIKEARITFERMKSYTVFRIAETIRIIAFMTLAIVVFNFYPLTALMIIILALLNDIPILAIAYDNTKIRKKPVRWLMHEMLVLSTYLGIAGVISSFLIFYLLMVYLKNHPNSPLFMPMIPEWVNVNDPQSYISWVQSVIFAKLTIKGHGTIYNTRIAGHFYEKPYPSLILFGATFSTRVIGTIIAVYGFGLMTPIGWAWGIFSWIYALTWFMINDNVKLLVLAYYRKTRHEEVL; this is translated from the coding sequence ATGGCTATACCGGTTGATGAAGTAAAAAATTTAAGTATTGAAGAAACTCTCAAAAAATTTGAAACCGATTTACAAAAAGGTTTAAATAGCGAAGAAGCTAAAAAAAGACTTCAAAAATACGGTCTTAATGAAATACCTGAGTATAAAGAGCCGCTGTGGCACAGAATATTTAGGAGATTTTGGGGACCGATTCCATGGATGATTGAAATTGCGGCAATTTTAAGTGCACTTGTTCATAAATGGGAAGATTTTACCATTATTATGATAATGCTTTTTGTAAATGCCGGACTTGACTTTTACCAGGAACATAAAGCCTTAAATGCTATTGAGGTATTAAAGAAAAAACTCGCCAGAAAAGCTCTTGTTTTAAGAGATGGAAAATGGCAGGAGATTCTGGCAAAAGAACTGGTTCCAGGGGATATTATAAAAATAAAAATAGGAGATATTATCCCAGCTGATGTAAAATTAGCCGGCGGGGGCGATTATATTTCAGTTGACCAATCCGCCCTAACGGGTGAGAGTCTGCCTGTAAATAAAAAACCCGGAGACGCAGCGTATTCAAACTCAATCGTAAAACAAGGTGAAATGATTGCAATTGTTGTCGGAACAGGACTTAACACATATTTTGGAAAAACAGTAAAACTTGTTGCAAAAGCCCAGGAAAAACAAAGAAGCCATTTCCAACAAATGGTAATAAAAGTCGGAAACTTTTTAATTATTATTACTGTGTTTTTAGTAGCAATTATTATTTTTGCAGGTATCAAAAGAGGAGACCCTATTTTTGATTTACTCGAATTCTCACTCGTTCTAACAGTTGCCGCAATTCCTGTGGCACTTCCAACAGTTTTAACAGTAGTAATGGCGGTAGGAGCTCTTAATCTTGCCAAAAAACAGGCAATTGTTTCAAGACTTGCGGCTATTGAGGAAATGGCCGGAATGGATGTATTGTGTTCGGACAAAACTGGAACTCTTACACAAAATAAAATGACAGTCGGTGATATTTATGCTGAAGATGGGAAAAAACAAGAAGAAGTTATTCTTTATGCAGTTTTGGCCAGTAAAAAAGAAAATAACGACCCTATAGAAAAACCTATTTTTGAATGGGCCGAAAAACATAATCTTCAAATTCCGAAATTTGAACTTATCAAATTTATCCCGTTTGATCCTGTCAGGAAAAGAACCGAGGCGTATATAAAAATAGAAAATAAAGAAATGATAGTCACAAAGGGTGCCCCTCAGGTGATTATAGAAATGTGCAATTTAACTAATTCAGAAAAGCAAAAAGCATACAATAAAGTGGAAGAATTTGCCCAGGACGGATTTAGAACACTGGGAGTCGCATATAAATTAAAAGAAGAAAATGCATTTAATTTTATAGGTCTTATTCCTCTGTTTGACCCGCCTCGGGTTGACAGCAAAGAGGCAATCGAAGAAGCAAAATCAAAAGGCGTGGAAGTTAAAATGGTCACAGGCGACAATGTGGCCGTTGCAAAATACATAGCCAAAATTCTGGGTATTGGCGAAAACATTTATTCAATCAGGGAACTTAAAAACGAAAAAAATGATGAATATGTAATATTAGCTGAAGTTATTTCAAAAGCGCTTTTGAAAACTCTTAATCTAAGTGAAGAAGAAATCAATCAAAAAGTAAAAGAAGTAGTAAAACTAGTTAAAGAAGAAATAGAAAAATCTAAAAAACTGGTAAAAGGTTCAGTTAAAAGACATGAAAGTGAAATTATAAAAATAATAGAAGAAGCAAACGGATTTGCAGAAGTATTTCCAGAAGATAAATATTTTATAGTGGATGAGCTTCAAAAAGCAGACCATATCGTAGGTATGACAGGAGACGGTGTAAATGACGCCCCGGCACTTAGAAAAGCAGATACGGGAATTGCCGTAAGCGGTGCAACAGATGCGGCAAGGGCTGCTGCTGATATTATCCTTATGGCACCCGGACTTAAAGTAATAGTTGATGCAATTAAGGAAGCCAGAATTACATTTGAGAGAATGAAAAGCTATACCGTTTTTAGAATCGCTGAGACTATAAGAATTATTGCATTTATGACTTTGGCTATTGTTGTGTTTAATTTTTATCCCCTTACGGCTTTAATGATTATTATTTTAGCCTTGCTTAATGATATCCCGATTCTCGCAATAGCTTATGACAATACAAAAATAAGAAAAAAACCAGTAAGATGGTTAATGCACGAAATGTTGGTTCTTTCCACATATCTTGGAATTGCGGGTGTGATAAGCAGCTTTTTGATTTTTTATCTTTTAATGGTTTATTTAAAAAATCACCCAAATTCACCGCTTTTTATGCCAATGATACCTGAGTGGGTAAATGTAAATGATCCACAAAGTTATATAAGCTGGGTTCAATCCGTCATTTTCGCAAAACTCACTATTAAAGGTCACGGAACAATTTACAATACCCGTATAGCAGGTCATTTTTATGAAAAACCATATCCAAGTTTAATTCTTTTTGGTGCAACATTTTCAACAAGGGTAATTGGTACAATTATAGCCGTATACGGTTTTGGACTAATGACGCCAATTGGATGGGCATGGGGGATTTTTTCATGGATATATGCGTTAACTTGGTTTATGATAAATGACAATGTAAAATTATTGGTTTTGGCATATTACAGAAAAACAAGACATGAAGAGGTATTATGA
- a CDS encoding dihydrolipoyl dehydrogenase family protein translates to MRDVICLGGGLNYAAAVVLAKAGKKVTLIEKDLNFLGGNCLHLGCIPSKNLLHRAKTVLESSEDVFTQKAKINVDKLLNKTFEKIKKNTNGVLMQLKAAGVEIIEGTGYVTDDGVEVNGETLQAKYIIIGTGSHPRIPEGIEVDNKKIITSKDVFSLTNLPKHIAIYGSGPIGLEFAGYFTALGSKVDLIYRHEHISKKIASEIVEKMEEQLKSIGVNLVANTSITKATVNKKVEMETNNGKLTADMLLVATGRIPNTWAIKTNKIKISKGIDTNDYFETSMQNVFAIGDVNAKLMLAHAARAQALNVANQILGKKEKLNLDNIPKFIYTMPLSYAAAGKMEGKKTIFTLNRLGISGAVLNSDNGMVILYTDEENFINGAEIFAPNAEEIIGIISAALAGEMDKDILQKAVFPHPTFSEAIDRVLRRVK, encoded by the coding sequence ATGAGAGATGTTATATGCCTTGGTGGAGGGTTGAATTATGCTGCCGCTGTTGTTTTGGCAAAAGCTGGGAAAAAAGTCACTTTAATAGAAAAAGATTTAAATTTTTTAGGGGGAAACTGCCTTCATTTGGGATGTATTCCTTCTAAAAACCTGCTCCATCGTGCCAAAACAGTTTTAGAATCAAGTGAAGATGTATTTACACAAAAAGCAAAAATTAATGTAGATAAACTTTTGAATAAAACATTTGAGAAAATTAAAAAAAATACAAACGGCGTTTTAATGCAGTTAAAAGCGGCAGGAGTTGAGATAATTGAAGGCACAGGATATGTTACGGATGACGGAGTTGAAGTAAACGGGGAAACACTGCAGGCCAAATATATAATAATCGGGACAGGTTCTCATCCGAGAATTCCTGAAGGAATAGAAGTTGACAACAAAAAAATAATAACTTCAAAAGATGTTTTTTCTTTAACTAACTTACCAAAACACATTGCAATTTACGGAAGCGGTCCGATTGGGCTAGAATTTGCGGGATATTTTACCGCACTTGGAAGCAAAGTTGATTTAATTTATAGACATGAACATATTTCAAAAAAAATAGCTTCTGAAATTGTAGAAAAAATGGAAGAGCAGTTAAAATCAATCGGGGTCAATTTAGTTGCCAACACTTCCATAACAAAAGCAACCGTAAACAAAAAAGTGGAAATGGAAACCAATAACGGAAAACTAACTGCAGATATGCTTTTAGTAGCAACTGGAAGAATTCCAAATACATGGGCAATAAAGACTAATAAAATCAAAATTTCAAAAGGAATTGATACGAATGATTATTTTGAAACTTCTATGCAAAACGTTTTTGCAATAGGTGATGTAAATGCAAAATTAATGCTAGCCCACGCCGCAAGAGCCCAGGCTCTTAACGTAGCAAATCAGATTTTAGGCAAAAAAGAAAAACTAAACCTTGATAATATTCCAAAATTTATCTATACAATGCCTCTAAGTTATGCAGCTGCAGGTAAAATGGAAGGTAAAAAAACAATATTTACACTAAACCGTCTTGGAATCAGCGGGGCTGTATTAAACAGCGATAACGGAATGGTAATTTTATATACAGATGAAGAAAACTTTATAAACGGAGCTGAAATTTTTGCTCCAAATGCTGAGGAAATTATCGGAATAATAAGTGCTGCCTTAGCAGGTGAAATGGATAAAGACATATTGCAAAAAGCAGTATTTCCTCATCCGACTTTCTCAGAAGCAATTGACAGAGTGTTAAGGAGGGTAAAATAA
- a CDS encoding dihydrolipoamide acetyltransferase family protein produces the protein MEYKVTMPILSDTMDKGKIIKWYVKEGDFVKKGNKLVEVESDKATMDIESFVNGKVKKILAGVGEEVPVKSVIAVIETEAKNNEKLKVKSEKDNVKLKMENGKLKNEKLKKAPEKKEEIDIDKLISELTSSTEKSISGNASPAAKQKAKKFNIDIEKLQNENALAKPAHEKDIDEYLINRYFTKKAAKLIKEYNIDIENFKLNHKIRENEVLNYIKENNIAKITKLSPNQLAVVKNVENSITKPTFFMFDEISLQKGEYKLTAYLIKALANTMQKNPLTRSILKENKLLTYPSSNISVAVARDDGLFMCVIKNAEDKSLAEINDWLKEIKTKRLTIEDLTGSTFGLSNLGMFKVKRFTALINDKDAGIMAVGSLIDGKMKVTFTFDHRIINGTQAAKFVNDLKVEIKEIQ, from the coding sequence ATGGAATATAAAGTAACAATGCCAATACTCTCCGATACAATGGATAAAGGTAAAATTATCAAATGGTATGTAAAAGAGGGGGATTTTGTAAAAAAAGGCAATAAACTAGTTGAAGTGGAAAGCGATAAAGCAACAATGGATATTGAAAGTTTTGTAAACGGAAAAGTTAAAAAAATTTTAGCTGGTGTTGGTGAGGAAGTTCCGGTAAAAAGCGTTATTGCCGTAATTGAAACTGAAGCAAAAAATAATGAAAAATTGAAAGTGAAAAGTGAAAAAGACAATGTAAAATTGAAAATGGAGAATGGAAAATTAAAAAATGAAAAATTAAAAAAAGCACCGGAAAAAAAAGAAGAAATAGATATTGACAAATTAATCTCTGAATTGACTTCTTCAACCGAAAAATCAATTTCAGGAAATGCTTCTCCTGCAGCTAAACAAAAAGCTAAAAAATTCAATATCGACATAGAAAAACTACAAAACGAAAATGCTCTTGCTAAACCGGCACACGAAAAAGATATTGACGAATATTTAATAAACCGATATTTTACAAAAAAAGCGGCAAAACTTATTAAAGAATATAATATTGATATAGAAAACTTTAAACTAAACCATAAAATAAGAGAAAACGAAGTTTTAAATTATATAAAAGAAAATAACATTGCTAAAATTACAAAACTTAGCCCCAATCAGTTAGCCGTTGTTAAAAATGTCGAAAATTCCATAACTAAACCAACTTTTTTTATGTTTGATGAAATATCTTTACAAAAAGGAGAATATAAACTAACTGCATATTTAATAAAAGCATTAGCAAATACAATGCAAAAAAATCCATTAACACGAAGTATATTAAAAGAAAATAAACTTTTAACCTACCCTTCTTCTAATATTTCAGTGGCCGTAGCAAGAGATGACGGACTTTTTATGTGCGTTATTAAAAATGCAGAAGATAAAAGCTTAGCCGAAATAAATGATTGGCTAAAAGAAATAAAAACTAAAAGATTAACAATTGAAGATTTGACTGGTTCAACTTTTGGCTTAAGCAATCTTGGAATGTTTAAAGTCAAAAGATTTACTGCACTTATTAATGATAAAGATGCCGGAATTATGGCAGTTGGAAGTTTAATTGACGGAAAAATGAAAGTTACTTTTACATTTGACCACAGAATTATAAATGGGACTCAAGCGGCAAAATTTGTCAATGATTTGAAAGTTGAAATTAAGGAGATACAATGA
- a CDS encoding alpha-ketoacid dehydrogenase subunit beta: protein MLYREALNRAIDEAMEKDESVVILGEDVGRYGGSYRVSEGLISKYGEKRVIDTPIAELSIVGNAIGMAIGGLRPIAEIMTENFSLLAFDQIINHASKLRYMSGGKITLPLTIRMAGGVSRQLAAQHSENYETMLSSVPGLYVLCASNATYAYHALKWAIFSNDPVIFLEHELLYPVDMEFREVKDFNPFKAEIVKEGKDLTIVTYFKMRYDVIEAEKELAKAGIDAEIIDLNSLRPIDIETIAKSIKKTKKCVIVEEDHKTGGMGAEIAAQIMENCFYDLDAPILRIAGEDVPIPYNRKLELASIPTPDKIVTKILKWKAENGI, encoded by the coding sequence ATGTTGTATCGTGAGGCGTTAAACAGGGCTATTGATGAAGCAATGGAAAAAGACGAAAGTGTTGTAATTTTAGGCGAAGATGTAGGAAGATACGGGGGAAGCTATAGGGTAAGTGAAGGACTTATAAGCAAATACGGGGAAAAAAGAGTAATAGATACTCCTATTGCAGAACTTAGCATTGTGGGAAACGCAATAGGTATGGCAATAGGAGGATTAAGACCTATTGCAGAAATTATGACAGAAAATTTTTCACTTTTAGCTTTTGACCAGATAATAAATCATGCAAGTAAACTCAGATATATGAGCGGAGGGAAAATAACTCTGCCTCTTACCATCAGAATGGCAGGAGGTGTTTCACGCCAGCTTGCCGCACAGCACAGCGAAAATTATGAAACAATGCTTAGCTCTGTTCCCGGACTTTATGTTTTATGCGCAAGCAACGCGACTTATGCTTATCATGCTTTGAAGTGGGCAATTTTCAGCAACGACCCGGTAATTTTTCTTGAACATGAACTGCTATATCCTGTAGATATGGAATTTAGGGAAGTTAAAGATTTTAATCCTTTTAAGGCGGAAATCGTAAAAGAAGGAAAAGATTTGACAATTGTAACTTATTTTAAAATGAGATACGATGTAATAGAGGCTGAAAAGGAACTTGCAAAAGCCGGAATTGATGCGGAGATTATTGATTTAAATTCACTTCGTCCAATTGATATTGAAACAATTGCCAAGTCCATTAAAAAAACCAAAAAATGCGTAATTGTGGAAGAAGACCATAAAACAGGTGGAATGGGAGCTGAAATAGCTGCTCAAATTATGGAAAATTGTTTTTACGATTTAGACGCTCCAATTCTTAGAATTGCAGGAGAGGATGTACCGATTCCATACAATAGAAAACTAGAACTTGCTTCTATCCCTACTCCGGATAAGATTGTAACAAAAATCCTTAAATGGAAGGCCGAAAATGGAATATAA
- a CDS encoding thiamine pyrophosphate-dependent dehydrogenase E1 component subunit alpha — protein MKASEVKTFYYLMKLGRRFEEAAKEEYMKGNIAGFLHLDIGQEAVSVGTMQAFDKGDVFTHYREHVLAIARGMDPKVIMAELFGKKTGISKGKGGSMHLFEPNLSFYGGDAIVGGQFPMAVGCAYARKLEGENAGVFAIGGDGATNGGAFFESINLAAAWKLPIIFFIENNYYAIGTRIGWVSPFEELYNKAKNYMPSVRINGMDVFEVYNEVMKAKEYIENGLGPYFIEAETYRFEGHSMSDNGKYRSEEEMEIFKRRDPIENLKNKALKLGIVEKEFFDETDKKIEKEIAEAVEFAANSPEPEIEELHTDVYCKECENVVS, from the coding sequence ATGAAGGCTAGTGAAGTTAAAACATTTTATTATCTTATGAAACTTGGCCGCAGATTTGAAGAAGCGGCAAAAGAAGAGTATATGAAAGGAAATATTGCTGGATTTTTACATCTTGACATCGGTCAGGAAGCTGTAAGTGTTGGGACAATGCAGGCTTTTGACAAAGGGGACGTTTTTACCCATTACAGAGAGCATGTTTTAGCAATTGCAAGGGGAATGGACCCTAAAGTTATTATGGCTGAGCTTTTTGGCAAAAAAACAGGTATAAGTAAAGGAAAAGGCGGTAGTATGCACCTTTTTGAGCCAAACTTAAGTTTTTACGGTGGTGATGCAATAGTAGGAGGTCAGTTTCCTATGGCTGTGGGATGCGCATATGCCAGAAAACTAGAAGGCGAAAATGCGGGAGTTTTTGCAATAGGAGGAGACGGAGCCACAAACGGGGGCGCTTTTTTTGAAAGCATAAATTTAGCAGCCGCCTGGAAACTTCCTATTATATTTTTTATAGAAAATAATTATTATGCCATAGGAACAAGAATCGGATGGGTCTCTCCTTTTGAAGAACTTTACAACAAGGCAAAAAATTATATGCCAAGTGTAAGAATTAACGGAATGGATGTATTTGAGGTTTATAATGAAGTTATGAAAGCAAAAGAATATATTGAAAACGGGCTTGGTCCGTATTTTATAGAGGCTGAAACATACAGATTTGAGGGACACTCTATGAGTGACAATGGAAAATACAGAAGCGAAGAAGAGATGGAAATTTTCAAAAGAAGGGACCCAATTGAAAATCTTAAAAACAAAGCATTAAAACTTGGTATTGTGGAAAAAGAGTTTTTTGATGAAACAGATAAAAAAATAGAAAAAGAAATAGCTGAAGCTGTGGAATTTGCGGCAAATTCCCCTGAACCGGAAATTGAAGAATTACATACGGATGTATATTGCAAGGAGTGTGAAAATGTTGTATCGTGA
- a CDS encoding carboxymuconolactone decarboxylase family protein — protein MKEKLQQIGELLEELKNNKPEEIQAFLNFLQRAEKDSAISAKNKELINVALAVAAQCEWCIAFHTKNAIQLGASKDEILDAGFQAVLMHGGPALMYMIPLLDAIKEFSNEG, from the coding sequence ATGAAAGAAAAACTTCAGCAAATTGGAGAATTATTGGAAGAACTTAAAAATAATAAACCTGAAGAAATTCAAGCTTTTTTAAATTTTCTGCAAAGGGCAGAAAAGGATTCTGCAATAAGCGCTAAAAATAAAGAGCTTATAAATGTTGCCCTTGCAGTTGCAGCGCAGTGTGAATGGTGTATAGCCTTTCATACAAAAAATGCAATACAACTCGGAGCCAGCAAAGATGAAATTTTGGATGCAGGATTTCAGGCTGTATTAATGCACGGGGGCCCTGCGCTTATGTATATGATACCTCTGCTTGATGCAATAAAGGAGTTTAGCAATGAAGGCTAG
- a CDS encoding polysaccharide lyase family 7 protein, with amino-acid sequence MKKIIILISLIFNIIFAYTFNQEKNFSTKSPYCLDKFKFILNISKLQAPKSKFDSEYSTYYGKFEGIYNKYFYLENNNYMTFYICEKNENEHRRSELRFRNDFKVSENHYLKVRVKILPLNEKKEFTFLQIHADAHYDNTPNKPLLRVIWRKEYNGLKDHLWVIIRDSNENNVEYLKIDLGKRPENFFNIVVKVKESKLYVFLNGKKKVGIDVSFWKKYNNYFKAGVYLQGRGCAKVLFDKLWIK; translated from the coding sequence TTGAAAAAAATTATTATTTTAATTTCGTTAATTTTTAATATAATCTTTGCTTACACTTTTAATCAAGAAAAAAATTTTTCCACTAAATCACCTTATTGTTTAGATAAATTCAAATTTATTTTAAACATTTCTAAACTTCAGGCACCTAAAAGTAAATTTGATTCTGAATATTCTACTTATTATGGAAAATTTGAAGGAATTTATAATAAATATTTTTACTTGGAAAATAATAACTATATGACTTTTTATATATGTGAAAAGAATGAAAATGAACACAGAAGAAGCGAGCTTAGATTTAGGAATGATTTTAAAGTCAGTGAAAATCACTATTTAAAGGTAAGGGTGAAAATTTTGCCTTTAAATGAAAAAAAGGAATTTACTTTTTTACAGATTCATGCAGATGCTCATTACGACAATACTCCTAATAAGCCACTTTTAAGAGTGATATGGAGGAAAGAATACAATGGTTTGAAAGATCATTTATGGGTAATTATAAGAGATAGTAATGAAAATAATGTAGAATATTTAAAAATCGATTTAGGAAAAAGACCTGAGAATTTTTTTAATATCGTTGTTAAAGTTAAAGAATCAAAACTTTATGTTTTTTTAAATGGTAAGAAAAAAGTTGGTATTGATGTAAGTTTTTGGAAAAAATATAATAACTATTTTAAAGCAGGGGTTTATTTGCAGGGAAGGGGATGTGCAAAAGTGTTGTTTGATAAGTTATGGATTAAATAA